Genomic segment of bacterium:
GCAGCACCGACTCGGTCATTCGCTTCAACTCGGGGATCTACCACGCCCGGATTCCGGCGCTGGCCCTGGCCTCGACGCGGTCCACCGATGGTTCGCGGGGACAGACGCTCTTCGCGAACAGCTCCTTCCGGCCGCCGACCTGGCCCAATCTGCTACCCGAAGGTGAGGCCGGAGACCCCTTCTTCCCCAATGTCTACGTCTTCGACAAGGACTGGCAGACGCCGCGCACCTGGTCGACCGCCCTTTCCTGGGAGAAGGAGATCAAACCGTCCTACGCCCTGCTGGTCAAGGCCAACTACGCCAAGACCGATCACATCACCCGCTGGATCAACAACAACGACCCGGTCCTCGGCTGCCCCTGGTCTTCCGGTCTGGGAGCCGATGGCTCGAACGGCATCAACTGTGCCCAGAGTGAAGGCCTTTGGACGGTCTCGTCGACCGCCAAGAGCCGCTACTACGGCGTCACGGTAGGCATCAACAAGCGTATGTCCAACAAGCTGGCGTTCCAGGCCTATTACACCAACTCCGAGGACAAGTCGGACGACGACAACGAGCGCGATCCGTTCACCATCCGCTACGCCAACATCTCGGATCTGGACGCCGAGTTCAGTCTCTCCGACCGCCACCAGCGCAACCGTTTCAACGCCTGGCTGCTCTGGCAGGGACCGGTCGACGTCAACGTGCGCGCGACCTTTCTCGACGCGCAGCCGGCGGACATCAACCCGGACGGCACGCCGGTCAACGGCTCTCCGCCGAGCGCGAGTCGTTGTATCGGCGACTGCACCGTCGGCGGCGAGGTGTTCCGGCGCAATCAGGGCGAGAAGGACAACGAGTTCTCGACCGTCGACGTTCGGCTGTCGAAGGACTTCGAGGTCGGCAACACCACCGTGCAGCCGATCTTCGAGATCTTCAACCTCCTCGACGAGGCGAACTTCCTGATTCCCGAGACCACCTCACTCATCTTCAACTTCGATGGCACCGTGCGCAGTGGCGCCGGCGAGCCGCGGAAGTTCCAGGTCGGCGTGAGAGTGTTGTTCTAGTCTCTCCATCCCAACGCCGGGCTTCGGAGGAGCGAAGCCCGGCGCCTTACAAACACGAGCGCCGCCGGGGGAACCGGCGGCGCTTTTCTTGTCGGGGACACCAGTCCTTGGTGCTCACGCAAAACCAGTCGGGAGGGGACACCAACGGATGGTGTCCTCGATTTCCTAGACCTCAAGCGCGGCGGGCTCGTCGACTCGAGCCATATCCTTTTCCGGCTCCGCGGGGCTTGGCGGTCGCGAGCGCGCCCGTTCGATGAAGATCTCCTGGGCGGCTCGCCGGGGCTCACCGGAGGGCGGCTGCCGGCGCCGGTACTTGCCGTCGGGATCGGCGTCCCACGCCGAGGCGTTGTCGCTCGCGTACACGTCGAGGATCTCCAGCAGCTCGCGCCGGATGGTCGGATCCACGACCGGCGTGATGGTCTCGACCCTGCGGCTCAAGTTGCGCTTCATCCAGTCGGCCGAGCCTATGAAGTAGGCTGGATCCCCACCATTGGCGAAGCGGTAGATCCTGCTGTGCTCCAGGAAGCGACCGATCACGCTGAAAACGCGGATGTTCTCCGACAGGCCCGGCACCCCCGGGCGCAGACAGCACAGGCCCCGGACGTTGATCTCGATGGGAACCCCCGCTTGGCTGGCGCGATACAGCTCCTGAATCGTTTCCTTGTCCTGAAGCTGGTTGACCTTGGCGCGAATCCCGGCCTCGCGCCCGGTGCGAGCGTGCTCGGCCTCCTGCCGGATGAGCTCCACGAAGCGACGGCGCATCGTCACCGGCGCCACCAAGAGCCGCTGGTACTCGACACGGTGTGTCGCGCCGGTGAGCTCGTTGAAAACCTCCGCCATGTCGGCACAGATCTCGGGCTCGCAAGTCAGGATGCCGAGATCCTCGTAGATTCTCGCCGTGCCGGTGTGGTAATTGCCGGTACCGACGTGCGCGCAGCGTCGTATCTGGCCACCCTCCTCGCGAACAACCAGTGGGCCCTTGACGTGGGTGTTGAGTTTCTCGACTCCGTAAGCGACGTGAACGCCTTCGTCCTCCAGAAACCGCCCCCAGGCGATATTCGGCGCTTCGTCGAAGCGAGCCGTGATCTCGACGAGCACCGCCACCTGCTTGCCACGCCGCGCGGCTTCGGCCAGCGCTTGCACGATGGGCGAGTCCTTGCTCGTTCGGTAGATAGTCAGCTTGATAGCCAGGGTCGCGGCGTCCACCGCGGCCGACTCGATGAAGCGCAGAACCGAGGTGTCGAAGCTATGGTAGGGGTGATGGCACAAGATGTCGCCCCGCCGGATCTCGTCGAAGATGGCTTGCGGCGCTTGCGGCAGGGCTTTGAGGCGTGCATGGGTTCTGGGTTTGTGGGGAGGGAGCTTCAAGTGCGGCCGATTGCCGCATTCGAGGTCCAGCAGATTGCTCAGCCGCAGCAGGGTTCGCGAGCGATAGAGATCGTCGTCGTCGATCCCGAGCTGGCTGACCAGCCACTGACAAAGGTCGGGGGGCGTTTCGGAGTCGACCTCGAGCCGGACGGTGCCCGCGAAGCGTCGCGCCTTGAGCTCCTTCGACACCAGCCGAATGATGCTGCCGGGCTCTCGGAGGGCCTCTTCCGAGGTCAGATCGCGCGACGCATCCGGCTCGCCCTGGGCGCCGCGCGTCACCCGGAACCGATAGACCGATTCCGGAGGCGTGGTTGGAAAGAGCAGATCGAGATTGGCGGCGATGATCTCCTCGAGGGGCGTGTAGCCCACTCCGCCCTCGAGCGGCACCCACCGGGGCCGATTGTCGGGGACCTTGATGCGCACGAACCGCAGGCCTCTGCCTTCTTCGAGGGGTAGTCTTGCCGCAAGGTTCAGGGCGTCGTTGCTGATGAACGGAAAGGGATGCTCGGCGTCGACCGCGAGCGGCGTGAGAATCGGCAGCACGGAGTGCTCGAAGTACTCGCGCAACGGCGCCCTCGCCGTCTCGTCGAGCTCCGCCCACGCGAGAATCGGAAGATCCTCCCGAGCCAGCGCCGGCCGGACGTTCTGTTCGAGGACGCGTTCCAGGATGTCGCTTTGATCGAGGATCTCGGCACGGCAGGCGACGAGCTCCTCCTCGGCAAGACGGCCGTCCAGCGAGCGCTTCTCCGGCCACATTCGCATCTTGCGCTTGATTCCGCTCATGCGCTTCATGAAGAACTCGTCGTGCAGCATGCCCATGATGCCGGCGAACTTGATGCGCTCGAAAAGCGGCAGCTCGCGGTCCTCGGCCAGCGCCAGAACCCGACGCGCAAAGGCGAGCCAGCTCAGCTCGCGATCGAAGAAGGCCCTGGGTGAATCGACAGGAATCGTGGATTCATGTGGCTCGG
This window contains:
- the ppk1 gene encoding polyphosphate kinase 1; the protein is MAEPHESTIPVDSPRAFFDRELSWLAFARRVLALAEDRELPLFERIKFAGIMGMLHDEFFMKRMSGIKRKMRMWPEKRSLDGRLAEEELVACRAEILDQSDILERVLEQNVRPALAREDLPILAWAELDETARAPLREYFEHSVLPILTPLAVDAEHPFPFISNDALNLAARLPLEEGRGLRFVRIKVPDNRPRWVPLEGGVGYTPLEEIIAANLDLLFPTTPPESVYRFRVTRGAQGEPDASRDLTSEEALREPGSIIRLVSKELKARRFAGTVRLEVDSETPPDLCQWLVSQLGIDDDDLYRSRTLLRLSNLLDLECGNRPHLKLPPHKPRTHARLKALPQAPQAIFDEIRRGDILCHHPYHSFDTSVLRFIESAAVDAATLAIKLTIYRTSKDSPIVQALAEAARRGKQVAVLVEITARFDEAPNIAWGRFLEDEGVHVAYGVEKLNTHVKGPLVVREEGGQIRRCAHVGTGNYHTGTARIYEDLGILTCEPEICADMAEVFNELTGATHRVEYQRLLVAPVTMRRRFVELIRQEAEHARTGREAGIRAKVNQLQDKETIQELYRASQAGVPIEINVRGLCCLRPGVPGLSENIRVFSVIGRFLEHSRIYRFANGGDPAYFIGSADWMKRNLSRRVETITPVVDPTIRRELLEILDVYASDNASAWDADPDGKYRRRQPPSGEPRRAAQEIFIERARSRPPSPAEPEKDMARVDEPAALEV